In Bacteroides cellulosilyticus, the genomic stretch CATCCAAGGGATATTTCTCTTTGCGTACTTTCTCATAAAGTATATGTCCGGTGCGTGAATTGGGAAGGAAAAAGCCCAAATCATTAGTAGTACGGATATGGTCGGATAACGCTTGACGCATTTTAGATAAAGTTTCCGCATACTCGGGAATAGCGGATAAGTCATGCAGTTCATCCGGATCTTTTTCAAGGTCAAACAGCATTTCTGCCGGATGGGATTCAAAAGTCTGCTTCCAGTCCGGATTGGTATTGTGACCTCCCAACACCAGTTTGTCCCAAGCTTTATTGGATGGCATTCCCCATTGATAATAATTGCGCAGAGCAAACTGGCGGTAGGGAATATAGCTACGAATATACTTGAAGCGACCATCCGTAACAGCGCGTACCGGCATGAAGTGGTGTAGCTGGTTGGCTGCCAATGCAAACTGTACTTCACGCTTTTCTTTACTGGCGAACTTGCCGTAAAGCGCCTTTCCTTGCATATGTTTGGGAGGCTTTATACCTGCCAGACTAAGTACGGTAGGCCCTAGATCGGTGAAGTTCACCAAACCATTTTCCTTACCTTCAGCTCCATTTGCCAGGTGCCGCCATTTAGGAGGAAAGTAGGCTATCATAGGCACTTTCAGTCCGCTTTCGTACAGATAACCTTTGCCACGCGCCACGCAACCGCCATGGTCACTGAAAAAGAAAATGATGGTATTGTCATCCAATCCCTTATTTTCTAAATCTTTCAGGAAGATCCCCAACCAGGTATCCACATCCTGTACCGCTTCCAGATGACCTGCATAATCCGACCGCACTTCCGGCAAATCGGGCACATAGGAAGGTAAAGTAAGTTGTTGTGGGAAAATGCCCTCTTGAGTATAATCCCTGCGTCCATCAGTGTGGAAAGTACGGATACGTCCCATGTGTGAAGTTACTGTGTTATATACAGCGAAGAAAGGCTGGTCCTTCCTACGTTTAGTACTATTATAAGAAGCTTTATTGTTACATTCATCCCAACAGCTTTTGTTATCTGTAGTGGAGTTATAATGTGTCTTGCTATTGTTTGTGCAGTAATACCCGGCTTCACGCAATCTTTGAGGAAAGAATATATCAGCCGGAGTATCATAAGGAACCGGATGTATATCCATTCCGTAGGTTGAAGAATAACATCCGGTGATAAGAGATGAACGGGCCGCCGAACTTTGTGGAGCCACAGACCATGCATTCATAAATTGTATGCTACGAGCGGCCAAGCTGTCTGCATTGGGCGTATGTACATCGCCATTGCCATAGCAACCAAATTCATAAGCGCTGGTATCTTCGAAGGTTAGCCAAAGGATATTGGGCCTTTCGTTTTTTTTGTCAGCCGCCTTGGTTTGTGAGGAATACAAACCGCAGAAAGCAGTACACATCAATAAAGGTAAGTGTCTCATAAAATAGTATGTATTAAGGATAATAATTTCTTGTGGCTAAAGTAGGGCGTTTATGAATAACAAGCGTTTTCTTATGTCGAAAAGAGTGCTAATATTGTTTCGGCAAGCTATATTTCGACAATATTAGCAGGGATTCAACAAAATTACGGTTACCCATAGACAAATGTGGATAAGATATTATATAAAAGAGGTGAAAAGACCGGAGAATAAACTTTATTTTTGAAATAATAATCTAATCAAAAAAAACATGAAAAACTTAATCTCAGTACTATTACTGTTAAACACATTATTCTTATCTGCCCAAGAGGCTAACCATAACAATCAATCATTCGATAATTCTTTACGTATTGAATCAGAAAAGTTATTAACGGAATGGATGGACACATTCCTGGCTTATCAATGCGACAATTTACATCCGTCTCTCAATGGTGGCGTCCTGTGCCCTGCCTGTGCCCGCATTCATGGGCGCATCGGAGATGCCGTACTCCCCTTAATGTATCTGGCTGATAAAACACACAAAGAGAAATACCTTCTTGCCGCCAAACGCCTGATGGCCTGGATGGAAAACGTGCATCTTCCCAATGGCTCGTGGATGAACGATGTACATGTCTCCGACTGGAACGGTACAACAGTCTTCGCTTCCATAGCTCTTTATGAAGCATTGCATTACCATGGGCATTTATTAGATGATTCTACCCGGAACCATTGGAAACAGAGGCTGGTAGAAGCAGGTGAGTTCATGCTGGCAACTCCTTTTATATACAGCCGCAAACGGGAAGGTATGCGGAATATGAACGTGAATTATTCAGCCTCAGCCACCTATGCATTGTATGCGGTTGGAGAGATGTGTAACCGACCTGATTTTCAAGAAGAAGCCCGTCAGATAGCTGCCGATCTTAAAAACTTTTTCACTGAAAACGATACTTTTCTATATGGCGAAGGACCCAATATAGGATCAAAGACAAAAAACGGCTGTCTTCCGGTAGACCTGCTTTATAATGTAGAAGAATCCTTGCCGAATATGGTATATTATGCCCTTATGGCAAAAGATACTGATTTACTGGCTCTCGTTGACCGTTCAATGGTTACTCATCTGGAGTTTATGTTGCCCGATGGTGCCTGGGACAATAGCTGGGGAACCCGTAGTTTCAAATGGACTTATTGGGGCGGACGCACCAGTGATGGTTTTATGGGAGGATATTATGCGATGGCTGCCCAACATCCGGAATATTTAGAAGCAATCCACCGTAATGTACAATTATTGAAAAAGGCCACTTCCGAAGGTCTGCTTTATGGCGGCATGCATTATCGGGTTTCCGGTATCCCTCCATGCATTCATCATACATTCGGTCACGCCAAAGCAATCACTTCTTTTTTAGAACTTCCTCCCCTGAATATTACTTCTTCCCCAAAACTCCCGCGTGATAAAACCTATGGTATAAAATATTTCAAGGATATCCACACCTGGCTTATCTCTCAAGGCCCCTGGCGTGCTACATTCACCGGATATGATGCAGAATATAAAATCAAAGGTACTCATCCGATGGGAGGTGCACTCTCTATGTTGTGGCATACACAGGCTGGACCTATTTTTGCTGCTACAATGAATCAGTACCAGTTGATTGAAGCGCCTAATATGCAGAGTAATAGCCGTCAGTATATCATGGGAGGTACACCGCGGATCGAGTTAATGCAAAATGGAACTGTATATAGCAATCTGGATGACCTGAATACAGATATCATCTGCGATACAGAAAAAGATGGTTATCGGTTTACCGTGAATACTCATTTAGTCGACATTAATCAAAAAGCGCCTTCTCAGGGGGAGATTCCAATTACAGTTGATTATACCTATACCCAACAAGGCATCGAAATAAACGTAGAAAACTGCCATGATGCTGCATATCTTATGCTACCGGTCATCTCATCACCTACAGAAGAGGTTAAAGTAACTCCCCAAGAAGCATCTATAAACAAAGGTGGAGGAACCTTATCTATCATCTGCACAGCCGGACATATAGAAGTAGCGCCAACCGATAAAGATAGACGGATATTTAATCCGGTTCCTGGTTTTTCTTTTGTACCTTTGCGAATAATTCCCAATAATCCGAAGAAGAAAATTCACTTAAAGATTCTTTTTCGTTAATATATTATTATAAGTATACCTCATAATAGGATACAACTATGAAAAAAAAACAAATTTTGTCAGTACTTTTAGGAGTGTTATTTCCATATATATTGAATGCCGGAGCAACGGAAGATATTTATTTCTCTCATATCGGCATGGAAGATGGGTTGTCACACAGCACGATATTTGCAATTAATCAGGATAAAGAAGGGAATTTATGGTTTGCCACATACGACGGCGTGAACAAATACGATGGCTACAACTTCACCGTGTATCGCCACGAATATACGAATCCCAATAGCATTGCCAGCGATATAACCCGATGCATAGCCATCGATGATTCAGATCATATATGGGTAGGAACACGTGAAGGTCTGTCTCTTTACAATCATCGCAAAAACATTTTCTCCAATTACTACTATAAAAAGAATGGCATCAATGTGCCTATAAACAACATCGCCCCCATTAAAGAAAACTGGCTGATGCTGGGCACGACGGAAGGTATTTTACTTTTTGATATAGAAAAAGAATGCTTTTTGAATGATACTCTGCCTTCACTGCATTTGCTGAAACCAACCGCTTTAAAACGTCAGGGAGAATACATTTATATAGGTGCCGAAGATGGGCTATACACTTATACACTATCAGGAGGAAAACTGGAAAGATTGATAAGTATGCCTGCAGGCGTACGAATACATGCTATTCTATGTCAGATGTTCAGCCGTATCTGGATGGCAACCGAGGGGAATGGGCTATTTATGTACGATTCCAAGACCAAGGAACTGAAGAACTATCGGTATAAAAGTGAACAGCCCGGTTTAAATTCCAATTATGTAC encodes the following:
- a CDS encoding sulfatase, with translation MRHLPLLMCTAFCGLYSSQTKAADKKNERPNILWLTFEDTSAYEFGCYGNGDVHTPNADSLAARSIQFMNAWSVAPQSSAARSSLITGCYSSTYGMDIHPVPYDTPADIFFPQRLREAGYYCTNNSKTHYNSTTDNKSCWDECNNKASYNSTKRRKDQPFFAVYNTVTSHMGRIRTFHTDGRRDYTQEGIFPQQLTLPSYVPDLPEVRSDYAGHLEAVQDVDTWLGIFLKDLENKGLDDNTIIFFFSDHGGCVARGKGYLYESGLKVPMIAYFPPKWRHLANGAEGKENGLVNFTDLGPTVLSLAGIKPPKHMQGKALYGKFASKEKREVQFALAANQLHHFMPVRAVTDGRFKYIRSYIPYRQFALRNYYQWGMPSNKAWDKLVLGGHNTNPDWKQTFESHPAEMLFDLEKDPDELHDLSAIPEYAETLSKMRQALSDHIRTTNDLGFFLPNSRTGHILYEKVRKEKYPLDELYGLAEIAGTATVASLPILEKAIASPLPEMRFWGVVGYAKLARENQINICPQTLLALLQDENPYIASEAAYTVVYLGKAQEGIARLITPVQEKDRKIGYSSLECLSLDPEMRDYIRPFLSELKEAAENLPRLENEDAGLMARGILVNLGEMDIKDLHGPEAYKKGLKLNYGRRAMVPLPNSFE